In Lolium rigidum isolate FL_2022 chromosome 3, APGP_CSIRO_Lrig_0.1, whole genome shotgun sequence, the genomic window TGTTTTAATTTTGGATAATATTGAAAACCCTGATTTGCGCGTGAAACCTGTGCTGCCACACGACATTTTTCGCATCACGAAAAGCAGATGTGGTACACCGCATCCGCGTTTACGGTTCCATAGTATGcggtatctgctagagatgctcttactacgTATTACCCATCCATGGTTAAATTACTAGTAGAGCTACTTAACCAGAGTGAAAACGACGGCCAGATCACAGATCACTGGTCCTTAACCCCCAGCAGTGGAAACGGCAGCTAGTTAAGCAAGACAGCCGTGGTTTGCTGGATGCTGGAGCCGGCGGGCGGGTGGCACAATGCAATGCCGGAAGTGATGAAGAAAGCCCCACCGGTCAATCACCATTTCTTCTTTTTTTCCTCCAACCATCATTTTTTTCTATTAGTTAGCCGGGCGAGGCGACGCACGCACGCGGCGCAAATCGACAACGGAAGTCGCCTTAGAAACCTCGCCACCTCCTCCTGATTAACGCGGCTCCGGCCggcatcttcttcctcccgaCCTTTTCGATCTTACTCAGTACTCCTGCTAATTAAAGATTCCCCCTTTTGGTCCTCCACCCTCCCTTTCGCCCGAGCGGCGCACTGATTTCCGCCGTGCTCCGGCTGGTAGGAGGAGCAGGACTAGCACGGCGGCAGTACTAGCAGCTCCCAATCTCGGGTGGTCCGCGCGAGCTAAGCCCACCACCTGCCGTGCGGAGCCGGCCGCTGATCtgccatcggcggcggcggcggggaaagaCGATGTTCAagctccaccgccaccgcgcctccGACCGGAGTGTCGGCGAGCGCTTCGAGTTCAGGTTCTCCAGCTTCCGCGCCGTCCAGGTCCGCCCGCCAGattcctccctccctctctcctccCGCCTTAGCTTCTACTGCTACTACCTCCTCAACCGCGCTGCGCGTGCTGTGCTGAATCgtgcggcgccggcggctgctGCATTCAGGGGAAATCTCCTCTGGAATTAATTGCGCGGTTGCTCTGGAACCAGCAGATTCATCTAGCTACAGCAAGCCATACTGGTCTACTACTACCAACCACCCAGTGTAGGTTCAGCACGCGTCGCTGGGATTCCAGGGTTAATTCTAGCAATCTACCTGGCCAGCTAGAGGATTCCGTGGCAAATACCTAACCTAGCTACTGCAATTGGTTGCAACGTGTTTAGTGCCCCCCCGCGCGCGCGTGTGCGTGATGATCTGAGCGACATGATTCCCCAAACGGTACAGCTTGGACCACCACCGTGCGCGATCAAAGCAGCACCAGTGAGCGGCCGATTCCTGGCATTACCAAGCATGCTtggtctttatcgaaaaaaccaAGCATGCTTGGTATTTCAGAGTTATTCCGAAGCTCTCCTATTAGTAGATTCCTTTGGTCTGGTGTCCCGTTTTGTCTAAAGAACCGAAGGCTCTGCAACAAAAGCTAGTGGTCTAGTCTCGCGATTCTTGTTCTATCAGAAATATCATTATGGCGAAACACTTGCCCCCCATCGCAGCAGGATATGAAACAATGGAAAGTCCATGTTAAGAACTCAGTCTACTTTTCTATTCTTTTTTGTTCAGTAAGTAGACGCTGATTTCAGGTGCATGGCACATGTATTCGCcgccattttattttatctctacCTGAATCTGGTTTGTGTTCTACAGGTCCCTGCAGTATCCGACAGGCTGTTCCTCTCAATAGTCTCCGTCGATACCGGGAAAACGATCGCCAAGTCAAGTAAAGCAGCCGCCCGCAGCGGGATCTGCCAGTGGCCCGATTCCATACTGGAACCCATATGGTTTTCTCGGGACGAAGTGTCGAAAGAGTACGACGAGTGCCAGTACAAGATCGTTGTTTCTGTGGTATGGACGCTGTTAGCGCCACTGATGTGCTCTCTGTGCTTCGCTTTCTCAGTCTTATTAAGACTGAACTTACTGATGATGTTTTGATCTGCTGAGCTGAACCGTTGAGGCTTGAATGCTGCTGCAGGGGTCGATAAAAACTGGTATTCTCGGCGAAATCTTGCTGAATTTATCTAACTTTCTGAATCTGGTGGACCCAACAGCTATCTCTCTGCCATTGAAGAAATGCAATTCTGGAACTGTTTTACAGGTAAGCGAGTTTTGTGTGATTTTGTcctttttgaacattttttggggGCCTTATGCTTATCCATATAATTCCTTTATTTCCAAGAATGGCCTCCTATATGATTGGTGCTGGCTCACTCAACTATTAGTGCTCATTGACTGTTCCGTTTATTCTGCTTATGCtggttattcttttttttttctattgtgCAGCTGAAGGTTCAATTTCTTGGCACAAAAGCTAAGTCAAGGTAACTAAGTCGaccttcttccttttcttattTATGATGTTATAGCTGCAGTGTGCACACATCATATTGGAAATCCTGTAATCTCTTAATATTGTTCTCCTTTCGCATATCTGTACAGTGGCGTTAGATCATCGAAGGACATGCCCCCTCGTATCGCCGACCGTTGTCTAATAAATGATGATATGCATAACAAATCAGATGGCTCTGATAATGTCAGGAGTGTCCGGTCTTCACCAGGAAACCCTGTAGGTGGCACTTATCAAGATGAACCTGGAAATAGGGTATGTCAGTATTTAGAACAATTTTTTCCATCATAAGTTCATTTGTCAGAACAATTTCTTCTTTCAACAAGCAtgcatgctttgagttgtgtctTGTGTGTCTACTTGCATCTTCCAATTTCATTTTATTGTCAACAACTTGATGCGTAATCATGTAGACACATCTTCCCACTATTGGTCAATGATCACACCACTCTTCTGGAAAGTCGAGTTAAGTAGTGATTTCACTGTTTCATGTGCCTATAGATGTCACCAAAATTTCTCAGTGGTTGTCAGTTATATTGACTAAATATCACAAACAatgggttgaagatttaggttctTCTATTATCCATGTTGCGTGTTCCATCTAGAACAATCTAGCCATCCGATGTTCCAACAACAAGTAGATACTCTGGAATGAAACAGAAGACAAATTTAATCCACAaatctttttcttattttctgtgGCCAAATGCAAACTTCGAAGTCATTTTCCTTTGGTCATCTCCGCATGTTTAAGTTTATTTTGAATCTTTAATTTCAAAAATAATGTTTATTCAAAATATTTGTTGGTCGTGCGTGGGAACTGTGGCCTCCATGATGTGTATATGAAGTGTAAACAACTTTTTTCATGTGATCCCTGTCAGAGTATTATGTTGTGTAAACACCAGTTTCTTGTCTCCCTTTGCCTACAGGAAATGAGTTTCTCAGCATCTGGTTCTCACCGGAGTTCCAATTCTGGAGATAGTACTGCCGATAGAGCAAACTTATCTCCGAGAGAAAACTCTAATGGTGGATTGTATGCCGGGAGGCAGGATTCAGGTAGTTCATATGTTAGTGCTGGCCGTGGTGATGAAGGATTCAAATCAAACAATTCATCTTTCAGTTCCCGGGCCTCAGGTCCAAACACAGTTCAAGGGAATACTCCAAAATCATTCTCAAACGGGATTGCTCAATCATCACTGGGGACATCTGATTCATCCAAAGATCTTCTTGAGGCTGCTGAAGAAACAATTGAGGAACTCCGTGATGAAGCAAAAATGTGGGAACGACATTCTCGCAAACTGAAGGCAGATCTAGAGGCGCTGAAGAGGGAATCTTCTGAGAAATCCAAGCAGCAGGCTGAGCTAGCAGTTGAACTGTCTGCTGCACATGCTGAGAGGgattcctatatgcatgaaattgAAGAATTGAAGTCATCTCGGAAAGAGTTAAACACACGGCAAACAAAATCAGGAACTCCCAAACGTGGTGACTGGATTGACCTGCAGAAGGAACTAGAAGACGAGATGAAGTTTCTGAAAGAATCAAATGCAAGCTTAGCGGTACAACTGAAGAATACTCAAGAGGCAAATATAGAGCTTGTTTCTATTCTTCAGGAACTGGAAGAGACCATTGAAGAGCAGAGACTGGAGATATCTCAAAATTCGAAGGTCAAGGATGTCACTAATCCGCCTGTCTCGAAGAATGGGTTAGTCAAAGATGACACAGAATGGGCTAGGAAACTGTCAATGAAAGAGGATGAAATTAAAATATTGAGGGAGAAATTAGATCATGTTCTCAATATTGAAAATGCAGGTGCGGCAGGTTCTGATACCATTTATCTTgaattggaaaaagaaaatgaaagtttAAGGGTAAAAGTACAAGAGCTCGAGAAAGATTGTTCTGAACTAACAGAGGAAAATCTGGAGCTTATATATACGTTGAAAGAAAGCGGTGTGGTAAAAGGGCAGGATCCTCTTGTTTCATTGTCTGATGCCAAAGAGTTACAGAAAAAGTGTGCTGACCTTGAGCTGAAGCTGCTACGTTTTAGGGATCAAGGCTGTGAGCTAGAAGATAAGCTCCAAAAAAGCCAAGAAGAACTAGAGCAAAAAAATCTTGAGCTATCTAAGCTAAGAGAGGAGCTTGAAGGCTTCAATGGTGGTGAAACTGGTGGTGTGAGAGGATACCAATTTGGAAGAGAAGACCAAAAGGATAGTGAATCTGAGGCAGAAATGGTGAAGACCAGAGTCCAGATACTACAACAGGAAAATGACAACTTCCGGCGCTTCACAGTTGAAAGGGAAGATTTTATTTCTGAAATTCAGGAACAGAAGAGTCAGTTGGAGGAACGCTTGGCAGCATCAGCTAAAGAAAGTAGCATAACTTCCAAATGCTTGGATGAATTGCAGCAAGATATTTTAGTGCTTTCTAGCAGCATAGATTCACATGTGTCTGCTAATAAGGTTCTAGAAAGAAATATAATTGAACTGGAGAGCTGCAAATCTGAACTAGAACTACATATATCAGAGCTGGAACAGGAAAATATTGAGTTGTCAGAACGTATATCTGGACTGGAAGCTCAATTATCTTACATGACAAATGAAAAGGAGTCAACTGAGCTGCAGATGCATGACTCAAAATCACTTGTCATCAGTCTCAAAGATAAGTTGGAGCGACAACAAGTAGAGATGGATACTCAAAGGCTGGAGTTTAAACAAAAGCAACAGGAAGCTCACAGAAAATTGGCTGAAGCACAGGACGATTCGGAAGTTCTGAGAAGATCTAACTCTAATTTACAATCGACAGTTGAGAACCTTATTGAAGAGTGCAGTTCTCTTCAAAATCTAACTGCAGAGCTGAAAAGGCAGAAGTTGGAATTGCATGGCCGGTTTATGCAACAAGAGCAGGAATTGGATAGCTCGAAAAAAAGGATACATGATTTTTGTAAAACTGTGGAATTTCTAGAAGCGAAGCTTTCTTCTCTTCAGAAGGACATATCTTCCAAAGAGCAATATTTATTGTCAGAACTGGAGAGTATTTTCCAGGAGCACTCAGAGCAAGAAGAAAAGATAAACCGTGCTCATTTTATGTTAAATAAGATCGAGAAAGAAAAGATGCTTGAAGTAGAGAATCTCGAGAGGGAGGTCGTCAGCCTCAATGCACAGGTCTCCTCCACAcatgaggagagagaagatgacACAGTAGATGCCATTCGGGAGGTATCTATTCTGCGAGCTGACAAGGCTAAACTTGAGGCTAATTTCGAAAATGTCAGTGCGCAGTTGAGACATTACGAGTCTCAGTTAGAGGACCTTCGCAAGGAGTCCAAAAGCAAGATTAAAGGTTTGGTTGATTCCCTTAACGCATCCAAACAGAGCGAGGAAATGTTGACAGCAGATGCTGAACATATGAAGAAGTTGATGGAAGCTGCTAAATCAAATGAAGATGAGCTACGGAAGATCTCTGGTGAACAAGAGTTAAAGCTTAAATCTAGTGACTATGAGAAACAGCAAATGATGGAGGAATTATCTGGCCTGAAACTGCAAGTCCAGAAAATAACTAGTCTTCAAGATGAAGCTTCCAAACTTAAAAGCTCCCTTGACGAGGTTAAATTTGAAAAGGGAAAAATTAAGGAGCTACTGCAGTCTGTGACTGAGGAATGTGAAGAACTGAAGGCACAGAAAGCTATGTTAACAGATAAAGTTTCTGAAATGCAAGAGACTTTGAAGAATGGTGAAGAAGAAAAACGAAGCAGAAGATCTATGCAAGCAAAGCTTGTGAGATTGGAGAGTGATTTATCTGCATCGGAAGCATCGCATGTACATGAAGCAGAGTTAAAGAACGAACTTAGTAGGATCAGAAGATCAAACAGTGAATACCAGAGGAAGATACAGTCACTTGAGCAGGAAATTGAGGATTTGACTAGGCAAACTCAGGTGAATGATAAGAAGGTTATCCATGTACAGTACATTTTTCTCGCAAAGAGCAATATGCAGTACTTATTGTTATGATTAAGAAAACACTACTATGATGTTGCTAATGTCTTGATGTATTTTCAGGAGATTGGAGATTCTACACTTAACAGGGAAACAGATCTTCAGTCGAAGATTGAATTACTGGAAACTAAGCTTTCAGAAGCCCTGGAGGAAAATAAGATGCACAGGGCTCAAGAAAAGAGGTATCTCATTATCTTGCACTCTGAACCTAAATGTTTCCCATTGAGATGTCACTATAAAGGGCAATGGTGTATATGTGCTACTACGTTTTGCTTTTGTTATGAGTTAGTCAGTCTAAGCATTGGCAAGTGACAGGCCTCCAGAAAGTTCTCTTTTACTTGTAATGGAACATCCATTTGACCTTTGAATCAAAAAGTTAGCTATCTGCAACTGCAGACTGCAGTTGCTCACTAGTTTCGGCAAGGAGATAGCTTTGTGCAATGCATTGCAGTACGTTCTTAGTTGTCTCTCTGTCTTCACTGCTTCATATGAACCGGGAGGCCACATGAGTTGACTAGCTATGACTTTAGACATTGCAAGGTGGAGAAGCAGCATTTAAGCTTAATATCATGTGAAGCCAGATTGCACATTGGTAATCTACAGAATCTTGAAGTCTGTTGGCAACCACTGTTGTGAAAAATATTTATTTATTCGCTTGAGAGGTTATCCATACTGTAGATTTACATCTCCAGCAAACCTTTTTCTAGGAGAAACTATAGGGGAAGCCTGCCTCGACACCCTAGCGAATCTTGTTTCTAATCACATGTTTGTAAATTTTCAGATGTCTACATTCAGAAGATAAACAAATTCTCATCTTTATAATTTTCTTTTCTGTACAGTCCCATTTCGGATGGGCAATCTTCTGCTGAGGAAAAGATTTTGCAACTGGAAGGAGATCTAAGAGATATGAAGGAGCGATTTCTCAACATGAGCTTAGAGTACGCAGAGGTGGAGGCCCAGCGGGAACGATTAGTGATGGAGCTGAAAACTCTCAAGAAGGGGGGACGATGGTTCTAGCATGATGCAGAACGTTTGCCTGATATAACCATAAGACTGACAACACAGGtacattttttttcttcgaaatgggagcatcgccccagcctctgcatcaaagtgaTGCACAGGGCTGTTTTTTATTAACCAAGTTCGaagtatcaaagtactttttgttcATGGATATTATATTCTTGCCAACTATTGATATGATAATGGTGGATTGATAGAGCAACATTTTGTTGGAATTTGTTTTTAGTTTCTTATCCGTGGGATCCCATCATGTACTTTTCTGTTGCAAAATACTTCTTGTTCGGGTTCTTCTGGATAGTCTAAGGCCTTTTGCTTTTGTAGATGACCCACCATCAGTCTGCGTCATGTCTGGACCATGACAATAGCACTCGTGTCACATTCTCATGATATGAAAAGCAAGTGCAGAACCACATGTCATGTGCACTGCACTTACTAGTTGGCACCGGAGGATGTGTACCAGAATGGTTTCCCTGATGAGGTGAGAATTGTGACTCAGACTAGTTCCTGGAAGAAAAGGCCACCCTCCACCTGTAAGCATCACTATGATAGTCCCAATTTAACTAATCGATTATGCAATGCCATGTTTTCTTCATCCAGTATACTTGTTCCTCATTTGATCGGTAGGGTGAACGGTATTTGTTCATATGGTTACTTGGATCACCCACCCACAGTTTACTTGGCGATTTAGGGTACATGCGAAGGCTACTTTAGCTGTCGATAAATGTTGTTCTTCGTATTGTTTGTGGGACCAGCCTGAAGATGTTAAGCTAGTAATACAGTCACTATACTCTCATACATGATTGTAATTCATTATGTACAACAAGGAGGTAAATACTTTTTTTAAAAACTTTCATCGCAAAATTTGGTGAGATGTCATCAAGCCTGGTATTGATACATTTTATCATGTTATGATCTGGAGGATCATTATTTTTTTTTGTAAGTAAAGAGCTGAAGTATCCAAGACAAGCTTCATGATTGGACCGATCCATTATTAACTCAAATAGTTGAATACCTATCTCTGATTGATCCAGCGAGCCATGCGTTCACATCTTCAGACGGTTAATTACGTCGGTCCTTGAGCCTGCACTTCACTAGTATATTTCCAGTTCTAGATAGATGAGGTGATCCTCATATGCAGGAGCAATTGTTGCAACCGTAGTGGTGCACTATACATTTATATACTTCTTCGGCATGATCACACGGCTTCCTTACCACATGATCACACGGCTAGAATACTAGCCGGCTGGTAAGTAAAGCACTCTACTGGTGGTGCTTATGATTGCATACATAGTTAT contains:
- the LOC124701187 gene encoding girdin-like; this encodes MFKLHRHRASDRSVGERFEFRFSSFRAVQVPAVSDRLFLSIVSVDTGKTIAKSSKAAARSGICQWPDSILEPIWFSRDEVSKEYDECQYKIVVSVGSIKTGILGEILLNLSNFLNLVDPTAISLPLKKCNSGTVLQLKVQFLGTKAKSSGVRSSKDMPPRIADRCLINDDMHNKSDGSDNVRSVRSSPGNPVGGTYQDEPGNREMSFSASGSHRSSNSGDSTADRANLSPRENSNGGLYAGRQDSGSSYVSAGRGDEGFKSNNSSFSSRASGPNTVQGNTPKSFSNGIAQSSLGTSDSSKDLLEAAEETIEELRDEAKMWERHSRKLKADLEALKRESSEKSKQQAELAVELSAAHAERDSYMHEIEELKSSRKELNTRQTKSGTPKRGDWIDLQKELEDEMKFLKESNASLAVQLKNTQEANIELVSILQELEETIEEQRLEISQNSKVKDVTNPPVSKNGLVKDDTEWARKLSMKEDEIKILREKLDHVLNIENAGAAGSDTIYLELEKENESLRVKVQELEKDCSELTEENLELIYTLKESGVVKGQDPLVSLSDAKELQKKCADLELKLLRFRDQGCELEDKLQKSQEELEQKNLELSKLREELEGFNGGETGGVRGYQFGREDQKDSESEAEMVKTRVQILQQENDNFRRFTVEREDFISEIQEQKSQLEERLAASAKESSITSKCLDELQQDILVLSSSIDSHVSANKVLERNIIELESCKSELELHISELEQENIELSERISGLEAQLSYMTNEKESTELQMHDSKSLVISLKDKLERQQVEMDTQRLEFKQKQQEAHRKLAEAQDDSEVLRRSNSNLQSTVENLIEECSSLQNLTAELKRQKLELHGRFMQQEQELDSSKKRIHDFCKTVEFLEAKLSSLQKDISSKEQYLLSELESIFQEHSEQEEKINRAHFMLNKIEKEKMLEVENLEREVVSLNAQVSSTHEEREDDTVDAIREVSILRADKAKLEANFENVSAQLRHYESQLEDLRKESKSKIKGLVDSLNASKQSEEMLTADAEHMKKLMEAAKSNEDELRKISGEQELKLKSSDYEKQQMMEELSGLKLQVQKITSLQDEASKLKSSLDEVKFEKGKIKELLQSVTEECEELKAQKAMLTDKVSEMQETLKNGEEEKRSRRSMQAKLVRLESDLSASEASHVHEAELKNELSRIRRSNSEYQRKIQSLEQEIEDLTRQTQEIGDSTLNRETDLQSKIELLETKLSEALEENKMHRAQEKSPISDGQSSAEEKILQLEGDLRDMKERFLNMSLEYAEVEAQRERLVMELKTLKKGGRWF